From Antennarius striatus isolate MH-2024 chromosome 9, ASM4005453v1, whole genome shotgun sequence, one genomic window encodes:
- the pou3f1 gene encoding POU domain, class 3, transcription factor 1 → MATTAQYIPRNNSLPSTPLMHPDSDRMHQGTTYREVQKMMHHEYLQGLAATNTGHPMSLTHHQWLPTSNTDWSSGTHIGQQEHKASVQATREDLSSGFHHRSHLVHQQTQSGHHGSWAPTTTHHLSPLSPASNGHQSLVYSQPGYTNLNAMLSPQPGSLHHNMRDPLHDDSGSHDNQMESPQQAFSHHQDHSDEDAPSSDDLEQFAKQFKQRRIKLGFTQADVGLALGTLYGNVFSQTTICRFEALQLSFKNMCKLKPLLNKWLEETDSNTGSPTNLDKIAAQGRKRKKRTSIEVGVKGALENHFLKCPKPSAHEITTLAGTLQLEKEVVRVWFCNRRQKEKRMTPVGVPHPNMEDVYSQAETPPLHRTLQSPVQ, encoded by the coding sequence ATGGCGACAACAGCTCAGTATATTCCGAGGAATAACTCCTTACCGTCCACCCCGCTCATGCATCCCGATTCGGATAGGATGCATCAGGGGACGACCTACAGAGAGGTACAGAAAATGATGCACCACGAGTATTTGCAAGGGCTTGCGGCTACCAACACGGGACATCCGATGAGCCTGACGCATCACCAGTGGCTGCCCACATCCAACACCGATTGGTCCAGCGGCACCCACATCGGACAGCAGGAGCACAAAGCCAGCGTACAGGCGACCCGGGAGGACCTGAGCAGCGGCTTTCACCACAGATCTCACCTGGTGCACCAGCAGACGCAGAGCGGCCACCATGGTTCGTGGGCTCCCACCACGACTCATCACCTATCCCCGCTGTCCCCAGCATCCAACGGCCACCAGTCGCTCGTCTACTCTCAGCCTGGATACACAAACCTTAACGCAATGCTGAGTCCCCAGCCCGGCTCCCTGCACCACAACATGCGGGACCCACTCCACGACGATTCGGGCAGCCACGACAACCAGATGGAGTCGCCCCAGCAGGCGTTCAGCCACCACCAGGACCACTCGGATGAGGACGCGCCCAGCTCCGACGATCTGGAGCAGTTCGCCAAGCAGTTCAAGCAGCGGCGGATCAAACTGGGCTTTACGCAGGCGGACGTGGGCTTGGCCTTGGGTACCCTGTATGGAAACGTCTTTTCTCAAACCACAATCTGCAGGTTTGAAGCGCTGCAGCTCAGCTTCAAGAACATGTGCAAACTTAAGCCGCTGCTAAACAAGTGGCTGGAGGAGACAGACTCAAACACAGGCAGTCCCACCAATTTGGACAAGATTGCTGCGCAGGGAAGGAAACGAAAGAAGAGGACCTCCATCGAAGTTGGGGTGAAAGGGGCGCTGGAAAATCATTTCTTAAAATGCCCAAAGCCGTCTGCTCATGAAATCACCACTTTAGCCGGCACTCTGCAGTTGGAAAAAGAGGTTGTCCGTGTTTGGTTTTGCAACAgaagacaaaaagagaaaagaatgacACCAGTGGGGGTCCCTCACCCGAATATGGAGGACGTATATTCCCAAGCAGAGACCCCTCCTCTACACCGCACACTACAGAGTCCTGTGCAGTGA